From one Macaca nemestrina isolate mMacNem1 chromosome 5, mMacNem.hap1, whole genome shotgun sequence genomic stretch:
- the LOC105479512 gene encoding protein tyrosine phosphatase type IVA 1 isoform X2, with amino-acid sequence MARMNRPAPVEVTYKNMRFLITHNPTNATLNKFIEELKKYGVTTIVRVCEATYDTTLVEKEGIHVLDWPFDDGAPPSNQIVDDWLSLVKIKFREEPGCCIAVHCVAGLGRAPVLVALALIEGGMKYEDAVQFIRHGVELLTASNFCIWRSIVLKCGCVSKIPTVIETTVAFNKIGVPNAIGSGT; translated from the exons ATGGCTCGAATGAACCGCCCAGCTCCTGTGGAAGTCACATACAAGAACATGAGATTTCTTATTACACACAATCCAACCAATGCgaccttaaacaaatttatagag GAACTTAAGAAGTATGGAGTTACCACAATAGTAAGAGTGTGTGAAGCAACTTACGACACTACTCTTGTGGAGAAAGAAGGTATCCATGTTCTT gattggcCTTTTGATGATGGCGCACCACCATCCAACCAGATTGTCGATGACTGGTTAAGTCTTGTAAAAATTAAGTTTCGTGAAGAACCTGGTTGTTGTATTGCTGTTCATTGCGTTGCAGGCCTTGGGAG AGCTCCAGTACTTGTTGCCCTAGCATTGATTGAAGGTGGAATGAAATACGAAGATGCAGTACAATTCATAAGACA CGGCGTGGAGCTTTTAACAGCAAGCAACTTTTGTATTTGGAGAAGTATCGTCCTAAAATGCGGCTGCGTTTCAAAGATTCCAACGGTCATAGAAACAACTGTTGCATTCAATAAAATTGGGGTGCCTAATGCTATTGGAAGTGGAACTTGA
- the LOC105479512 gene encoding protein tyrosine phosphatase type IVA 1 isoform X1 produces MARMNRPAPVEVTYKNMRFLITHNPTNATLNKFIEELKKYGVTTIVRVCEATYDTTLVEKEGIHVLDWPFDDGAPPSNQIVDDWLSLVKIKFREEPGCCIAVHCVAGLGRAPVLVALALIEGGMKYEDAVQFIRQKRRGAFNSKQLLYLEKYRPKMRLRFKDSNGHRNNCCIQ; encoded by the exons ATGGCTCGAATGAACCGCCCAGCTCCTGTGGAAGTCACATACAAGAACATGAGATTTCTTATTACACACAATCCAACCAATGCgaccttaaacaaatttatagag GAACTTAAGAAGTATGGAGTTACCACAATAGTAAGAGTGTGTGAAGCAACTTACGACACTACTCTTGTGGAGAAAGAAGGTATCCATGTTCTT gattggcCTTTTGATGATGGCGCACCACCATCCAACCAGATTGTCGATGACTGGTTAAGTCTTGTAAAAATTAAGTTTCGTGAAGAACCTGGTTGTTGTATTGCTGTTCATTGCGTTGCAGGCCTTGGGAG AGCTCCAGTACTTGTTGCCCTAGCATTGATTGAAGGTGGAATGAAATACGAAGATGCAGTACAATTCATAAGACA AAAGCGGCGTGGAGCTTTTAACAGCAAGCAACTTTTGTATTTGGAGAAGTATCGTCCTAAAATGCGGCTGCGTTTCAAAGATTCCAACGGTCATAGAAACAACTGTTGCATTCAATAA